In Diorhabda carinulata isolate Delta chromosome 6, icDioCari1.1, whole genome shotgun sequence, a single genomic region encodes these proteins:
- the LOC130895877 gene encoding aminopeptidase N-like, producing the protein MSRLIFLLTLIHISICYRLPNDVLPEHYKLEIISYLGEEENNFNFDGKVWITVTCLNPTQNITLHSKNLNINKDTIVVKSNDDLKSIEISDVVVEKENDFLILVLDKNLIPERRKYDIYIGFSGKLDDGLAGFYRSSYYNKKERRKKWLGVTQFEAISARMAFPCFDEPAMKATFDISIGRREGYKSISNMPLINTQPLKEKPGWYWDHFDTSVPMSTYLVAYVVSDFEYKKGEPVEHNNVTFRIWARKDALDQVDFAAEVGPKCLEYYEKFFDIEYPLPKQDMIAIPDFSAGAMENWGLITYRETYLLYDPKISSKTSQNNVASVIAHELAHQWFGNLVTMNWWTDLWLNEGFATYMASLALGALFPQWNSLEEEDADNMLNVFSFDSLRTSHPVSVPIGNPKEIDEIFDTISYKKGSSLIRMMTLFLGEDILRRGVSNYLKKHKYGNAEQDDLWQALTEEAHRQKSLPTNLTVKVIMDTWTLQTGYPLITITRNYEKKTAEITQNRHLRDIINTKDQLNSCWWVPLTYSTESNKKFNKTVPDDWLACPKHEHIIENIAKGEEWVIFNNKMSGIYKVNYDEKNWEMITKYLQGPDFRKIPTLNRVQIISDAADLAYIGTIKYEVFFNLLKYLNQEDEYMPWKAAIEKTDVITKQLKKSAIYGKYKEYMKRLLTPMYEKVDGFEVMNDPDKLDSIKLQALIVSRACLFEVPKCVTKAKELFNKIKLKQEDSIPKDLRGAVYCTSLKHGGESEWELLWKKYQNSNVATEKNSILSTLGCTEEIWLLSRYLDWSLNDTTIRKQDSSSVFGTVTRNNVGYFIAKNFFYNNIDKIHKYFLSNKKTLTRYLSPLSSQITNVKEQQEFEKFLEENKKLFSDVRKGVDQSLETVKINVQWYQTHADEIENILNRFK; encoded by the exons ACATTACAAATTGGAAATCATTTCGTATTTGGGAGAAGAAGAGAACAATTTTAATTTCGATGGAAAAGTTTGGATAACT GTGACTTGTTTGAATCCAACTCAAAATATAACATTGCAttcgaaaaatttgaatataaataaggATACGATCGTCGTCAAATCGAACGACGATTTGAAATCGATCGAAATATCGGATGTCGTTGTTGAGAAAGAAAACGATTTTCTAATATTGGTTCTGGATAAAAATTTAATACCCGAACGTcgtaaatatgatatttatattgGTTTTTCTGGTAAACTCGACGACGGTTTGGCAG GTTTTTATAGAAGcagttattataataaaaaagaacgTCGAAAGAAATGGTTGGGAGTAACGCAATTCGAAGCTATAAGCGCTCGAATGGCTTTTCCTTGTTTCGACGAACCGGCGATGAAAGCAACATTCGATATCAGCATAGGAAGAAGAGAAGGCTACAAATCCATCAGTAACATGCCTCTAATCAACACACAACCATT GAAAGAAAAACCGGGTTGGTATTGGGATCATTTCGATACGTCGGTTCCCATGTCGACTTATCTAGTAGCTTACGTCGTATCCGATTTCGAATACAAAAAAGGCGAACCGGTCGAGCACAACAACGTTACGTTTAGAATTTGGGCGAGAAAAGACGCTTTGGATCAG GTGGATTTCGCTGCCGAAGTCGGTCCGAAATGTTTAGAATATTACGAGAAATTCTTCGATATCGAATATCCCCTACCGAAACAAGATATGATCGCCATACCGGATTTTAGCGCCGGCGCTATGGAAAATTGGGGTCTGATCACTTATAGAGAAACTTATTTATTATACGATCCCAAAATATCTTCGAAAACTAGTCAGAACAACGTCGCCAGCGTCATAGCTCACGAATTGGCCCATCAATGGTTCGGAAATTTGGTTACGATGAATTGGTGGACGGATCTATGGTTGAACGAAGGTTTCGCTACTTATATGGCGAGCTTGGCATTAGGAGCTCTCTTTCCGCAATGGAATTCGTTGGAAGAAGAAGACGCCGATAATATGTTGAACGTTTTCTCTTTCGATTCATTGAGAACGTCACATCCG gttTCCGTACCGATAGGTAATCCTAAGGAAATAGACGAAATATTCGATACGATATCTTATAAAAAGGGATCTTCTCTGATCAGGATGATGACGTTATTTTTGGGCGAAGATATATTGAGAAGGGGCGTcagtaattatttgaaaaaacataaatacgGCAACGCCGAGCAGGACGATCTGTGGCAGGCTTTGACCGAAGAAGCTCACAGACAAAAAAGTCTGCCGACGAATTTGACGGTGAAAGTGATTATGGACACGTGGACATTACAAACAGGTTATCCGCTTATAACGATAACgagaaattacgaaaaaaaaaccgCGGAAATCACTCAG aatcGACATTTAAGAGacattataaatacaaaagaTCAACTAAATTCATGTTGGTGGGTACCTCTGACTTATTCAACtgaatcgaataaaaaatttaacaaaaccGTACCAGACGATTGGCTGGCGTGTCCTAAACACGAGCATATAATCGAAAATATAGCTAAAGGAGAAGAATGGgttatattcaataataaaatgtcag gaatATATAAAGTGAATTACGAcgaaaaaaattgggaaatgATAACGAAATATTTACAAGGTCCCGATTTTCGTAAAATACCGACTTTAAATCGGGTTCAAATAATAAGCGACGCCGCTGATTTGGCATATATAGGTACCATAAAGTACGAagtgttttttaatttacttaaatatttgaatcaagAAGACGAATATATGCCTTGGAAAGCGGCTATAGAAAAAACCGATGTTATTacgaaacaattaaaaaaatccgCCATTTACGGTAAATATAAG GAATATATGAAGCGTCTATTGACGCCTATGTATGAAAAAGTCGACGGTTTCGAAGTAATGAACGATCCCGATAAATTAGATTCTATTAAATTGCAAGCTCTAATTGTGAGTAGAGCTTGTTTGTTCGAAGTACCCAAATGCGTAACTAAAGCGAAagaattgtttaataaaattaaactaaaacaAGAAGATTC TATACCGAAAGATTTGCGCGGCGCCGTTTATTGTACAAGCCTAAAACACGGCGGGGAATCCGAATGGGAGTTGCTAtggaagaaatatcaaaattccaACGTCGCCACCGAAAAAAATAGTATACTCAGTACATTGGGTTGTACCGAGGAAATTTGGTTATTATCCAGATATCTGGATTGGTCTCTGAACGATACCACCATCAGAAAACAGGACAGTAGTTCGGTATTCGGTACGGTGACGAGAAACAACGTCGGATATTTCATAGCCAAGAATTTCTTCTACAATAACATCGATAAGATACATAAATA TTTCTTGTCCAATAAAAAAACACTCACAAGATACTTGTCACCGTTGTCATCCCAAATTACCAACGTCAAAGAACAACAAGAG ttCGAGAAATTCCTGgaagaaaataagaaacttttctCGGATGTTAGAAAGGGCGTCGATCAATCGTTAGAAACTGTTAAAATTAACGTCCAATGGTACCAGACGCACGCAGAcgaaatcgaaaatattttaaacagatTTAAATAG
- the LOC130895523 gene encoding ubiquitin carboxyl-terminal hydrolase 1, whose amino-acid sequence MTILENDVIPMRNKLSLTKTKYKTSDQLKRKYAFEEDSIPAKKQAFNEMLNGYRGEQRSNGDSSQDPPVATLSNMGNTCYLNSVLYTLRFAPTFLHNLHHLIGDLSLVSSKLNQTKAKTSSLGRNIGSITGPSSRSTSSKDLLSLGSSCDIIPKSKVQVVTEKLHELFMTMHTLEMKESNDPYQPVALLQAVREANSIFEGNNQQDAHELLVYLLDNIRETCDVLTQQVQQNPELLTETEALPTVNSSKIWNVRNSWKKSLKKKDKSTKESITEEQVNGSHITDAEDATSVDGSNSSTKRKLCYNFVAEDFEGITLRRTKCLECEGVTERKEPFYDIPVPISLKDEDAEDVNVSDIFRRACVTTEKLCDSNKYLCENCERYNEASREVLFEKLPNIMVLQLKRFTTSTMGVQKVNTYLPTPLALECFCESCCKVEENQSRIHRYKLCCVIMHLGGTMASGHYIAYVKATDHLEDYTDCTRDLPKGSLSASSSEKSLNILKFLKPRSLGGSLIDSRNGLTSRSVNSIRTCKSMDCCGVKINKNVVENVINSFSRKIVHDYKWHPNNNCASSPSSEDMWLECDDENVRALTTQEFIEELAHKPNSTSTPYLLFYAKITDQHTE is encoded by the exons ATGACAATTCTAGAGAATGATGTGATTCCTATGCGCAACAAATTATCTctgacaaaaacaaaatacaaaacaagcgatcaactgaaaagaaaatACGCCTTCGAAGAAGATTCCATTCCGGCTAAGAAACAAGCATTTAACGAAATGTTGAACGGTTATAGAGGAGAGCAGCGTAGCAACGGGGACTCTTCCCAAGATCCTCCGGTCGCTACTTTATCGAATATGGGAAATACTTGTTATTTGAATAGTGTTTTGTATACTTTGAGATTCGCGCCTACGTTTTTGCATAATTTACATCATTTGATCGGCGATTTATCTCTAGTCAGTTCGAAATTAAATCAAACTAAAGCCAAGACGTCGTCTTTAGGTAGAAATATTGGGTCGATTACGGGGCCGAGTTCCCGTAGTACGAGCAGTAAAGACTTGTTATCTTTAGGCAGTTCGTGTGACATTATTCCCAAATCGAAAGTGCAAGTGGTTACTGAAAAATTACACGAATTATTTATGACTATGCACACTTTGGAAATGAAAGAATCCAATGATCCCTATCAACCTGTGGCTTTGTTACAAGCCGTAAGGGAGGCCAATTCCATATTTGAAGGAAACAATCAACAA GACGCTCACGAACTCCTTGTATATTTATTGGACAATATTCGTGAAACCTGTGATGTTTTAACCCAACAAGTTCAACAGAATCCCGAATTACTCACCGAAACCGAAGCCCTACCTACAGTAAATAGCAGCAAAATATGGAACGTTCGAAATTCTTGGAAAAAAAGCCTCAAAAAGAAAGACAAATCAACAAAAGAATCCATTACGGAAGAGCAA GTAAACGGTTCCCATATAACCGACGCCGAAGATGCGACTTCGGTGGACGGCTCCAACAGCTCCACCAAGAGGAAACTCTGCTACAATTTCGTAGCCGAAGATTTCGAAGGAATAACGTTGAGACGCACCAAGTGTTTGGAATGTGAAGGCGTCACCGAACGCAAGGAACCTTTCTACGACATACCCGTGCCCATATCGTTGAAGGACGAAGACGCCGAAGACGTCAACGTCAGCGATATATTTCGAAGGGCGTGCGTCACTACCGAGAAATTGTGCGATTCCAATAAATATCTTTGCGAAAATTGCGAACGTTACAACGAGGCCAGCAGGGAAGTGCTGTTCGAAAAATTGCCTAACATCATGGTGTTGCAATTGAAGAGGTTCACCACGTCTACGATGGGCGTACAAAAAGTTAATACTTATCTACCGACGCCGTTGGCTTTGGAATGTTTTTGCGAGAGTTGTTGTAAG GTGGAAGAAAATCAATCGCGCATCCACCGATACAAATTGTGTTGCGTTATAATGCATTTGGGGGGTACGATGGCATCCGGACATTATATAGCGTACGTCAAAGCTACGGATCATTTGGAAGATTATACGGATTGTACGAGGGATTTACCGAAAGGTAGTTTATCGGCCAGCAGCAGCGAAAaatcattgaatatattgaaatttttgaaaccgAGATCGTTGGGGGGTTCTTTGATTGATAGCAGGAACGGTTTGACGTCTAGGAGCGTCAATTCTATCAGGACCTGCAAGAGTATGGATTGTTGTGGG gttaaaatcaacaaaaacgtCGTGGAAAACGTGATAAACAGTTTTTCGCGTAAAATTGTCCACGATTACAAATGGCATCCGAATAATAATTGTGCGTCGTCGCCTTCCTCTGAAGATATGTGGTTGGAATGCGACGACGAGAACGTTAGGGCGTTAACGACTCAAGAATTCATCGAAGAGTTGGCCCACAAACCGAATTCGACGTCGACGCCCTATTTACTCTTTTACGCCAAAATAACCGACCAACATACTGAATAG